One part of the Anopheles merus strain MAF chromosome 3L, AmerM5.1, whole genome shotgun sequence genome encodes these proteins:
- the LOC121600265 gene encoding FGFR1 oncogene partner 2 homolog — protein MSVTFEQIILDAKRIANRLKDREALGDALLLESESVNKHIESMRQFQDDIDILNKLARDRSNNQLITIIHQENPQIREIQQENRLLKAALEDHQHALEHIMSKYREHTQAKILNTKVNFVEAFTRHHRSADIERRDELIRQQTAKIQEMAAVMQRVSQMDEEKVNQEQEVLSKLVTENKGLRELLEISRKYGSGGQKMLVDDKSTQTDSYLLDGLIEAAVTARANLAKQTAVAAATSTSLASPQPSAVVAPASPGASATVSADTAGTTTPKATKTTNDDAARSPNSSNNAPADSNGLPPPASSSPPAPTSSLTPTASTTAPATPSTS, from the coding sequence ATGTCGGTTACGTTTGAGCAAATCATACTGGATGCCAAGCGCATCGCCAACCGGCTGAAGGATCGGGAAGCGCTCGGCGATGCGTTGCTGCTCGAGTCGGAATCGGTCAACAAGCACATCGAGTCGATGCGCCAGTTCCAGGACGATATCGACATACTGAACAAGCTGGCGCGCGACCGCTCCAACAACCAGCTGATCACGATCATCCACCAGGAGAACCCGCAGATCCGCGAGATCCAGCAGGAGAACCGGCTGCTGAAGGCGGCCCTCGAGGACCACCAACACGCGCTCGAGCACATCATGTCGAAGTACCGCGAGCACACGCAGGCCAAGATACTCAACACGAAGGTCAACTTTGTGGAGGCGTTCACGCGCCACCACCGGTCGGCCGACATCGAGCGGCGCGACGAGCTGATCCGGCAGCAGACGGCCAAGATACAGGAGATGGCCGCCGTCATGCAGCGCGTCTCGCAGATGGACGAGGAGAAGGTGAACCAGGAGCAGGAGGTGCTGAGCAAGCTGGTGACGGAGAACAAGGGCCTGCGGGAGCTGCTGGAGATCTCGCGCAAGTACGGTTCCGGCGGGCAGAAGATGCTGGTAGACGACAAGTCGACCCAAACGGACAGCTACCTGCTGGACGGGTTGATCGAGGCGGCCGTAACGGCACGGGCAAACCTCGCGAAACAGAccgccgttgctgctgccacgTCGACATCCTTAGCGTCTCCACAGCCTTCAGCCGTCGTGGCTCCAGCTTCGCCGGGGGCTTCAGCGACGGTGAGCGCCGATACAGCCGGCACCACAACCCCGAAAGCAACCAAGACGACCAATGACGACGCGGCCCGCTCACCCAACAGCAGTAACAACGCTCCAGCGGACAGTAACGGCCTTCCTCCTCCAGCAAGCTCCTCGCCGCCGGCACCGACCTCCTCGCTAACACCGACCGCCAGCACGACAGCGCCGGCCACGCCATCGACTTCGTGA
- the LOC121600257 gene encoding ubiquitin carboxyl-terminal hydrolase nonstop, with protein MGDAGCVHFASYVKEYGYEPYSYVHGYFSACVNKEARLRKALSCLCYKCGSSGPQLYCCLHCIYFACKGAHITEHYKHTKHFMALELCYGMLYCYQCRDFIYHSKCQTIAERHLCLEARSLDKSLSWRPWSPSRLEIELLLKNPKRRHVTALTSIGLRGLLNLGSTCFMNCIVQALIHTPLLRDYFLAELHECTAKTAAKCLVCEVSRLFQEFYSGARGPLSLHRLLHLIWNHARHLAGYEQQDAHEFFIATLDVLHRHCKTSMKEQAAKAAAAAAAAAAAATDKSKSSSSSTQPNSHQPMQHSGSNYLQQQGVAQQDGAGALAQSGPNALPLSTAGNQSQGGANTATGTANQAEPNQTQCNCIIDQIFTGGLQSDVVCQACNGVSTTIDPFWDISLDLGESSNGQGGYGGPPRSLIDCLERFTRAEHLGSSAKIKCNKCNSYQESTKQLSMRTLPIVASFHLKRFEHSSLIDKKISTFISFPAELDMTPFMSQIMSDQQQQQSAVPHSPSSSSSSFNERTGGANGSSTGTSLNSDSTARLPVDKNTADFRYSLYAVINHVGTLDAGHYTAYVRHQKDIWVKCDDHIITTATLQQVLDSEGYLLFYHKKILEYE; from the exons ATGGGCGATGCCGGATGTGTACACTTTGCGTCGTACGTGAAGGAGTACGGGTACGAGCCGTACAGCTACGTGCACGGGTACTTCAGTGCGTGCGTCAACAAGGAGGCCCGGCTGCGGAAGGCCCTCTCCTGTCTGTGCTACAAGTGTGGCAGCTCCGGGCCGCAGCTGTACTGCTGCCTGCACTGCATCTACTTCGCCTGCAAGGGCGCCCACATTACCGAGCACTACAAGCACACGAAGCACTTCATGGCGCTGGAACTGTGCTACGGCATGCTGTACTGCTACCAGTGCCGGGACTTTATCTACCACAGCAAATGCCAGACGATCGCCGAGCGGCACCTCTGTCTGGAGGCGCGCAGTCTAGACAAAAGCCTGTCCTGGCGTCCGTGGAGTCCCTCGCGGCTCGAgatcgagctgctgctgaagaaCCCGAAGCGCCGGCACGTAACCGCACTCACCAGCATCGGGCTGCGCGGGTTGCTGAATCTCGGCTCGACCTGCTTCATGAACTGCATTGTGCAGGCGCTCATCCATACGCCCCTGCTGCGCGACTACTTCCTTGCCGAGCTGCACGAGTGTACGGCGAAAACGGCCGCCAAGTGTTTGGTGTGTGAAGTGTCGCGGCTGTTTCAGGAATTTTACTCCGGCGCCCGAGGTCCACTGTCGCTGCACCGGTTGCTGCATCTGATCTGGAACCATGCGCGGCATTTGGCCGGGTACGAGCAGCAGGACGCGCACGAGTTCTTCATCGCCACGCTGGATGTGCTGCACCGGCACTGCAAAACGTCGATGAAGGAGCAGGCAGCAAAGGCGGCCGCggctgcagcagcggcagcagcagccgcgaCCGATAAATCGaaatcctcctcctcctccacacAGCCAAACTCGCATCAACCAATGCAGCATAGCGGCTCGAACTATCTTCAGCAGCAAGGTGTGGCACAGCAGGACGGCGCGGGTGCGCTGGCACAGTCCGGCCCGAACGCGTTACCACTCTCGACGGCTGGGAATCAGTCACAAGGGGGTGCAAACACTGCCACGGGCACAGCGAACCAAGCGGAGCCAAACCAGACACAGTGCAACTGTATTattgatcagatcttcaccggCGGTCTGCAGAGCGATGTCGTGTGCCAGGCGTGCAACGGTGTCTCGACCACGATCGATCCGTTCTGGGACATTTCGCTCGATCTGGGCGAATCGTCCAACGGGCAGGGTGGGTACGGTGGACCGCCCCGGTCCCTGATCGACTGTCTAGAGCGATTCACCCGGGCGGAGCATCTCGGCTCGAGTGCAAAGATCAAATGCAACAAGTGCAACAGCTACCAGGAGTCGACCAAGCAGCTGTCCATGCGCACGTTACCAATCGTCGCCAGCTTCCATCTCAAGCGCTTCGAACACTCTAGTCTG ATCGATAAGAAAATTTCCACCTTTATCTCATTCCCTGCCGAGCTCGATATGACGCCGTTTATGTCGCAGATAATGTCtgaccagcagcaacagcaatcgGCTGTTCCTCATTCaccgtcgtcctcgtcgtcgagTTTTAACGAGCGAACTGGGGGAGCAAACGGTTCCTCTACCGGCACGAGTTTAAACAGTGACTCGACGGCACGCCTGCCGGTAGACAAGAATACGGCCGACTTTCGCTATTCGCTGTACGCCGTCATCAATCACGTCGGGACGCTCGATGCGGGCCACTACACGGCGTACGTGCGCCACCAGAAAGACATTTGGGTCAAGTGCGATGACCACATTATAACCACTGCCACACTCCAGCAGGTTTTGGACAGCGAAGG ATACCTTCTGTTCTATCATAAGAAAATACTGGAGTACGAGTAA